Proteins encoded by one window of Candidatus Nitrosocosmicus hydrocola:
- a CDS encoding tetratricopeptide repeat protein: MEKNYKINKIPKTSEGENNNNSINPNPVKNEDGSFDNSDNDIPISINKNSYKMLNPELQDAFGEITEILNEKIKSISLSIEHKNSIQEHIEELGLLMRSIPSNDLGSTKTAIEPPIEKLAEDPTPDISYNATAEIENKIEINPQYADAYNNKGLSLYYLGNNQEAIACYDKAIEINPEYDLAYYNKGIVLSVTGNNQEAIACYDKAIEINPQYADAYNNKGLSLYYLGNNQEAIACYDKAIESNPYFADAFFNKGMSLSALSKFPEAIASFDKTLEIDSDHVRALNGKAWIMASHYPNRLTESLDIIKRALGIDPTDIDVLYTYGFILENLGSYQESLSIYRHILKQDPLIPEVWYRCFVSKTKTSDSESSDSSFYLNQAIDLNPEYAELSRIEEQKKIPEREAHFSIPFMGI; the protein is encoded by the coding sequence TTGGAGAAAAATTACAAAATTAACAAAATCCCCAAAACCAGTGAAGGGGAAAATAATAATAATTCTATAAATCCCAACCCCGTAAAGAATGAGGACGGTTCTTTTGACAATTCTGATAATGACATTCCAATATCGATTAACAAGAATTCATATAAAATGCTCAATCCTGAACTACAAGATGCGTTTGGTGAAATTACTGAAATTCTAAATGAAAAAATAAAATCTATCTCTCTGTCTATTGAGCATAAGAATTCGATACAAGAGCATATTGAGGAGTTGGGATTACTAATGAGGTCAATTCCTTCAAATGATTTAGGTTCGACTAAAACAGCTATAGAACCACCGATAGAAAAATTAGCAGAAGATCCAACTCCTGATATTAGTTACAATGCAACAGCAGAAATCGAAAATAAAATTGAAATTAATCCTCAGTACGCAGACGCCTACAACAATAAGGGACTATCTTTGTATTACCTTGGAAATAATCAAGAGGCCATCGCCTGTTACGACAAGGCCATTGAAATTAATCCTGAATACGATTTAGCATATTATAACAAAGGTATAGTACTATCTGTGACAGGAAATAATCAAGAGGCCATAGCCTGTTACGACAAGGCCATTGAAATTAATCCTCAGTACGCAGACGCCTACAACAATAAGGGACTATCTTTGTATTACCTTGGAAATAATCAAGAGGCCATAGCCTGTTACGACAAGGCCATTGAAAGTAATCCCTACTTTGCTGACGCCTTTTTCAACAAAGGGATGTCTCTCTCAGCACTCTCCAAATTCCCTGAAGCCATCGCTTCATTTGACAAGACACTTGAAATAGATTCTGACCATGTGAGAGCATTAAACGGTAAAGCATGGATTATGGCTTCTCATTATCCCAATCGATTAACAGAGTCCCTAGATATAATAAAACGTGCACTGGGAATAGATCCAACGGACATAGATGTGCTCTATACGTATGGGTTCATTTTGGAAAATTTGGGATCCTACCAAGAGTCGCTCTCCATTTATCGTCACATATTAAAACAAGATCCTTTGATACCTGAAGTATGGTATAGATGCTTTGTTTCTAAAACAAAAACTAGCGATAGTGAATCCTCGGATTCATCATTTTACTTGAATCAGGCCATCGATTTAAATCCTGAGTACGCAGAATTGTCTAGGATAGAAGAGCAAAAGAAGATTCCTGAAAGAGAAGCCCATTTTTCCATCCCATTCATGGGAATTTAG